One window of the Granulicella arctica genome contains the following:
- a CDS encoding Gfo/Idh/MocA family protein: MTLAQKSAISRRTFVKTAGAAVAVGFPTILPSSVFGQMAPSKQINVGAIGVGRISRVHDMPAILKVDGARIMAVCDLAGHRVDEGKQFVNDFYTKKTGKPYDGVTGYHNYNELLANKDIDAVVISTPDHQHALIAAAAVRAGKDVYLQKPASLTIAEGRYLSDTVQSTGQILQIGSQQRSWKQFHRACELVRNGRIGEVKHVEIGLPGDPAGGDPAPMPIPSDFNYDAWLGSTPNVPYTVDRVMPLEGFDRPGWLRMEQFGAGMITGWGAHHVDTAHWGMNTEHTGPVEIWGTAEFPTHGLWNVHGKFLTHAIYANGVTMDISGDFPNGIKWYGTKGSLFVTRDEQASPTAKPGDKVKIEPLVASDPKILDSVIGPDEIHLYTATEQHANWLECIRTRKQPTAPVEIGHRACSTCLLHHIAMKTKRHLHWDPERERFNHDDEANAMLSRPMRTPYIFENTFG; the protein is encoded by the coding sequence ATGACTCTGGCACAAAAGAGCGCAATATCTCGCCGCACCTTTGTGAAGACAGCAGGAGCGGCGGTAGCAGTTGGATTTCCAACCATTTTGCCCTCATCCGTATTCGGGCAGATGGCTCCGAGCAAGCAGATCAACGTCGGTGCTATCGGCGTCGGCCGCATCTCGCGCGTGCATGACATGCCGGCCATTCTCAAGGTGGACGGCGCACGCATCATGGCCGTATGCGATCTAGCCGGACATCGCGTGGATGAGGGAAAGCAGTTCGTCAACGACTTCTATACCAAGAAGACGGGCAAGCCCTACGACGGGGTCACCGGCTACCACAACTACAACGAGCTTCTGGCCAACAAGGATATCGACGCCGTCGTGATCAGCACGCCGGACCATCAGCACGCGCTGATCGCAGCCGCAGCTGTCCGCGCCGGTAAAGACGTATATCTGCAAAAGCCGGCATCGCTCACCATCGCAGAGGGTCGTTACCTCAGCGACACCGTCCAGTCGACCGGGCAAATCCTGCAGATCGGCAGTCAGCAGCGCTCATGGAAGCAGTTCCACCGCGCCTGCGAGCTGGTTCGCAACGGCCGCATCGGCGAAGTGAAGCATGTAGAGATCGGCCTGCCCGGCGATCCCGCGGGCGGCGACCCAGCGCCTATGCCGATCCCCTCCGACTTCAACTACGACGCCTGGCTCGGCTCGACGCCGAATGTGCCGTACACCGTCGATCGAGTGATGCCGCTCGAGGGGTTCGATCGTCCGGGCTGGCTCCGTATGGAGCAGTTCGGAGCAGGCATGATCACCGGCTGGGGCGCGCACCACGTCGATACGGCCCACTGGGGCATGAACACCGAGCACACGGGACCGGTCGAGATCTGGGGCACGGCCGAGTTCCCCACACATGGCCTCTGGAATGTCCACGGCAAGTTTCTAACCCATGCCATCTACGCCAATGGTGTCACGATGGACATCTCCGGCGACTTCCCGAACGGTATCAAGTGGTACGGCACCAAGGGTTCGCTCTTCGTCACACGCGACGAGCAGGCATCACCCACCGCCAAGCCAGGGGACAAGGTCAAGATCGAGCCTCTAGTCGCCAGCGACCCTAAAATTCTCGACTCCGTCATCGGTCCCGACGAGATCCACCTCTACACCGCAACAGAGCAGCATGCTAACTGGCTCGAGTGCATTCGTACCCGCAAGCAACCGACCGCACCCGTTGAGATCGGTCACCGCGCCTGCTCCACCTGCCTGCTGCATCACATCGCGATGAAGACGAAACGCCACCTTCACTGGGACCCGGAACGCGAGCGCTTTAATCACGACGACGAGGCAAACGCGATGCTCTCACGTCCGATGCGCACGCCATACATCTTTGAAAACACATTCGGCTAG